From Cotesia glomerata isolate CgM1 linkage group LG2, MPM_Cglom_v2.3, whole genome shotgun sequence, a single genomic window includes:
- the LOC123258853 gene encoding uncharacterized protein LOC123258853 produces the protein MDNDSDGESPEIKQTLLEEEIQKGIIDEKSNNKVSKLASAPRVKNRARKSIPRECLDKEDWINLLATPRRIRTPPQTKSDKNKRVTLIRDKLSEPPRHRIVSTLRDRKNILPAPLIDRLINILEFEDSLSPEQAEELFFDTKKKKKTKLKTIICRGKAIKASPETDEFNRDAVLCQYKLAEALVRSILAWECPLPREEFKDIAEVILKRLTGVIINGSHSALDEDEKVYQQMRIISDIVACWVSGILIEVAQNNEQLLREECEERKKAAEDDVYDDDSDDVIDEYSTDSNLL, from the exons ATGGATAATGACAGTGATGGAGAGTCACCAGAAATAAAGCAAACATTATTGGAAGAAGAAATACAAAAAGGAATAATCGATGAAAAATCTAATAATAAAGTATCAAAATTAGCCTCTGCCCCAAGAGTTAAAAATAGAGCTAGGAAATCCATACCCCGTGAATGTTTAGACAAAGAAGACtggattaatttattagcaaCTCCACG tcgCATACGTACTCCACCACAAACTAAAAGTGATAAAAACAAACGAGTGACATTAATACGCGATAAATTATCAGAACCTCCTCGTCATCGCATTGTCTCAACTTTACGAGatcgtaaaaatattttgccaGCACCGCTGATAGATCgcttaattaatatattggAGTTTGAGGACTCTCTAAGCCCaga ACAAGCGGAAGAGTTATTCTTCGAcacaaagaagaagaaaaaaacgaaattaaaaacaattatatgcCGTGGTAAAGCGATAAAAGCATCACCAGAAACTGATGAATTTAATAGAGATGCAGTGCTGTGTCAATATAAATTAGCGGAAGCATTAGTACGCAGCATTCTCGCTTGGGAATGTCCATTACCCCGTGAAGAATTCAAAGATATAGCGGAAGTAATATTGAAGCGGTTAACTGGCGTTATTATTAACGGGTCACACTCGGCCTTGGACGAGGACGAGAAAGTGTATCAGCAAATGCGTATTATCTCTGACATAGTGGCTTGCTGGGTCTCTGGCATTCTCATTGAAGTCGCTCAGAATAATGAACAGCTGCTGAGGGAAGAGTGCGAAGAAAGGAAAAAGGCCGCTGAAGATGATGTGTACGATGACGACAGCGATGATGTTATTGATGAATATTCAACCGACTCTAATCTGCTCTAA
- the LOC123258842 gene encoding very-long-chain 3-oxoacyl-CoA reductase isoform X1, whose product MALTCWEKLALVALGAIGLRILLRLTVFIWKKLIAPGLGRGIDVATQGKWAVVTGATDGLGKAYAQALAAKGLDIVLVSRSLVKLEAVAKELRTTYGVETRVLEADLTEGPPVYAKIAKLIEGLEVGVLVNNAGMSYDHPEIFTNITEETITNILQLNVAATTGIARAVLPGMMERRKGVIINISSTAAAIPSPYLAVYAASKAFVDKLSADLAVEAAPRNVTVQCVLPGPVATKMSKIKKASWMAPTPEKFVDTCLKTVGIESRTTGYPPHCLIIGIINGLRCICERGTIWLVSRTMLNIRGKALKKKKLDEKTSEQVITDLPSRRENPCVVLNAGD is encoded by the exons aTGGCATTAACTTGCTGGGAAAAACTAGCACTTGTGGCTTTAGGTGCCATTGGACTTAGGATTTTACTGCGGTTAACAGTGTTTATCTGGAAGAAATTAATTGCACCGGGTTTGGGCCGAGGAATAGACGTAGCGACCCAAGGAAAATGGGCAGTAGTAACGGGAGCTACCGACGGCTTAGGAAAAGCCTACGCCCAAGCTTTAGCGGCCAAAGGCCTGGACATTGTTCTAGTTTCCAGGTCGTTGGTAAAATTAGAAGCAGTCGCCAAAGAACTTCGCACTACGTACGGAGTCGAAACTCGGGTTCTTGAAGCCGATTTAACGGAAGGTCCACCTGTTTATGCCAAGATCGCAAAACTTATCGAAGGCCTCGAG GTCGGAGTGTTAGTGAACAACGCGGGAATGAGCTACGACCATCCAGAAATATTCACGAACATCACCGAAGAAACGATAACCAACATTCTCCAGCTGAATGTCGCGGCTACTACTGGAATCGCGAGAGCCGTGCTTCCGGGAATGATGGAACGCCGTAAAGGTGTCATTATTAACATCAGTTCAACAGCCGCAGCTATTCCCAGTCCCTATTTGGCGGTCTACGCTGCAAGTAAAGCGTTTGTTGATAAATTGAGCGCTGATTTGGCTGTTGAAGCTGCACCGCGCAATGTTACGGTTCAGTGTGTCCTTCCAGGTCCCGTTGCTACCAAAATGTCCAAAATTAA gAAAGCGTCATGGATGGCACCGACGCCTGAAAAATTTGTGGACACATGCCTAAAAACAGTGGGCATAGAATCACGGACAACAGGTTACCCGCCACACTGTTTGATAATCGGGATAATAAATGGGTTACGTTGTATCTGTGAGAGAGGTACTATTTGGCTGGTATCAAGGACGATGTTAAATATTCGTGGTAAAGCGTTGAAGAAAAAGAAACTCGATGAGAAGACTAGTGAACAAGTGATCACTGATTTACCATCCAGACGAGAAAATCCG TGTGTCGTATTAAATGCTGGCGATTGA
- the LOC123258842 gene encoding very-long-chain 3-oxoacyl-CoA reductase isoform X2: MALTCWEKLALVALGAIGLRILLRLTVFIWKKLIAPGLGRGIDVATQGKWAVVTGATDGLGKAYAQALAAKGLDIVLVSRSLVKLEAVAKELRTTYGVETRVLEADLTEGPPVYAKIAKLIEGLEVGVLVNNAGMSYDHPEIFTNITEETITNILQLNVAATTGIARAVLPGMMERRKGVIINISSTAAAIPSPYLAVYAASKAFVDKLSADLAVEAAPRNVTVQCVLPGPVATKMSKIKKASWMAPTPEKFVDTCLKTVGIESRTTGYPPHCLIIGIINGLRCICERGTIWLVSRTMLNIRGKALKKKKLDEKTSEQVITDLPSRRENPVE; this comes from the exons aTGGCATTAACTTGCTGGGAAAAACTAGCACTTGTGGCTTTAGGTGCCATTGGACTTAGGATTTTACTGCGGTTAACAGTGTTTATCTGGAAGAAATTAATTGCACCGGGTTTGGGCCGAGGAATAGACGTAGCGACCCAAGGAAAATGGGCAGTAGTAACGGGAGCTACCGACGGCTTAGGAAAAGCCTACGCCCAAGCTTTAGCGGCCAAAGGCCTGGACATTGTTCTAGTTTCCAGGTCGTTGGTAAAATTAGAAGCAGTCGCCAAAGAACTTCGCACTACGTACGGAGTCGAAACTCGGGTTCTTGAAGCCGATTTAACGGAAGGTCCACCTGTTTATGCCAAGATCGCAAAACTTATCGAAGGCCTCGAG GTCGGAGTGTTAGTGAACAACGCGGGAATGAGCTACGACCATCCAGAAATATTCACGAACATCACCGAAGAAACGATAACCAACATTCTCCAGCTGAATGTCGCGGCTACTACTGGAATCGCGAGAGCCGTGCTTCCGGGAATGATGGAACGCCGTAAAGGTGTCATTATTAACATCAGTTCAACAGCCGCAGCTATTCCCAGTCCCTATTTGGCGGTCTACGCTGCAAGTAAAGCGTTTGTTGATAAATTGAGCGCTGATTTGGCTGTTGAAGCTGCACCGCGCAATGTTACGGTTCAGTGTGTCCTTCCAGGTCCCGTTGCTACCAAAATGTCCAAAATTAA gAAAGCGTCATGGATGGCACCGACGCCTGAAAAATTTGTGGACACATGCCTAAAAACAGTGGGCATAGAATCACGGACAACAGGTTACCCGCCACACTGTTTGATAATCGGGATAATAAATGGGTTACGTTGTATCTGTGAGAGAGGTACTATTTGGCTGGTATCAAGGACGATGTTAAATATTCGTGGTAAAGCGTTGAAGAAAAAGAAACTCGATGAGAAGACTAGTGAACAAGTGATCACTGATTTACCATCCAGACGAGAAAATCCGGTTGagtga
- the LOC123258844 gene encoding uncharacterized protein LOC123258844 has product MSGLFGVFCSLLLLSALEFTPSESLAHRQTRQTPDLNEGMDVLNEMAEATISVSETDMFAKVSEIANEFIKKDQEMGDQFMKPRRRRDTQSQELNLHRVARQIPGFDQAISTMKSGAETFVQTGSSIIQKVPEVASEFMNKAQQMGSQFMNPGRRRRSPEPKASRSRRCNSRMTTAATPR; this is encoded by the exons ATGTCAGGATTATTCGGCGTTTTTTGCAGCTTGCTG cttcTCAGCGCTCTGGAATTCACACCATCAGAATCTTTGGCTCACCGT CAAACTCGTCAGACACCTGATTTGAACGAGGGGATGGATGTTTTAAATGAAATGGCTGAAGCCACTATCTCCGTATCTGAAACTGATATGTTCGCTAAAGTTTCTGAGATAGCCAACGAGTTCATAAAAAAAGATCAAGAAATGGGGGACCAATTCATGAAACCTAGACGTCGCCGTGATACTCAATctcaagaattaaatttacaccgc GTTGCTCGTCAAATTCCTGGCTTTGATCAAGCAATTTCAACAATGAAATCTGGAGCTGAAACATTTGTTCAAACTGGCTCAAGTATAATCCAAAAAGTACCTGAAGTAGCTAGCGAATTTATGAATAAAGCTCAACAAATGGGGTCACAGTTCATGAATCCTGGCCGACGTCGTCGTAGCCCGGAACCTAAagca tcaagaAGTCGACGTTGCAACAGTAGAATGACTACCGCTGCTACAcctcgataa
- the LOC123258615 gene encoding lysophospholipase-like protein 1 yields MASGILRTPRIINVQPTKKHTASLFIFHGSGSTGKDVKEWIDILNRDEFKFPHVKIIYPTAPAQPYTPLGGMLSNVWFDRNDVNIKAPENKESIDAIAKTATELIDSEIKDGISEDRIVVSGFSMGGAMAMYLAYNYRPSLAGCVTMSSFLNDNSLVYETLKNNITTPPLLQFHGLNDSLVPFAWGEKTHENLKKLNVTTKLVPIPNIEHEIVQSEIHQFKEWVLNILPDV; encoded by the exons atgGCATCTGGAATCTTGCGAACGCCGAGAATAATAAATGTTCAGCCAACTAAAAAACATACtgccagtttatttatttttcatggaTCTG gGAGCACTGGAAAAGATGTAAAAGAATGGATAGACATATTAAACAGAgatgaatttaaatttccacacgtaaaaataatttatccaaCCGCACCTGCTCAACCTTACACCCCGTTGGGAGGAATg ctgAGCAACGTGTGGTTTGACCGCAACGACGTTAATATTAAAGCTCCCGAAAATAAGGAATCGATCGATGCAATCGCTAAAACGGCGACTGAACTTATAGACAGCGAAATAAAAGACGGGATTTCTGAAGACCGAATTGTCGTCAGCGGGTTCTCGATGGGTGGTGCTATGGCAATGTACCTCGCCTATAATTATCGCCCGTCGTTAGCTGGCTGTGTTACTATGTCCTCTTTTCTCAATGATAATTCTCTAGTTTATGAg ACTTTGAAGAACAACATCACAACACCGCCGCTACTACAATTTCATGGGCTGAATGATTCTTTGGTACCTTTTGCATGGGGAGAGAAAACTCatgagaatttaaaaaaattaaatgtcacTACTAAATTAGTACCAATTCCTAATATTGAACATGAAATAGTTCAATCAGAAATCCATCAATTTAAAGAATGggttttaaatattcttcctGATGTGTAA